The DNA segment GGGCTCTACTTCGTCGGGCCCCGGTACGCCGACGAGATCGGCGTGCCGAGCTGGCGCAAACGCAGCCCTTTTTTGCTGGCGGTGTAAGCGCGCGCAGGCACGGCATCCGATATACTTCGCACCCCATGACCACCAGCCAACCGCGCCGCACCCGGATCAAAGTGTGTGGCTTTACGCGAGCCGACCACGCTGTCGCGGCGGCGGAACTCGGCGTGGACGCCCTCGGCCTCACCTTCTACCCCAAGAGTCCGCGCGCCGTCGATCTCGGCCAGGCCGAGGCGGTGTGCCGTGCGTTACCGCCCTTTGTCACGGTGGTCGCGCTGTTTCTGGACGCCGACGCGGCCGAGGTCGACGAGGTACTGCGGTCCCTGCCCGTGTCGCTGCTGCAATTCCACGGCACCGAGAGTCCTGCCTATTGCAGTCAGTTCGATCGGCCCTACATTCGAGCGGTACCGCGCGATCAGCACGCGACAGCCGCGGCGTTTGAACGCGACTTCCCGGACGCTCGGGGCTTCCTGTACGACAGTAACGTCGCCGGCCAGGCCGGCGGCCTGGGTGAAACCTTCAACTGGGCAGGTGTTCAGGCCAGTGACGCGCGCCCGCGGATACTCGCCGGCGGATTGACGCCGGACAACGTGGCCGAGGGCATCCATGCCTTTCGACCGCATGCGGTGGATGTCAGCAGCGGTGTCGAGCGGACCCGCGGCCAGAAGGACATCGACAAGATCGCGCGTTTTGTTGCGGCCGTCGCCAACGCCGACGCCGCCCACCATTCGGAATCTGGATCATGAGCTGGTTTGACAAACTGATCCCCTCGCGGGTCAGAACCGACGGGCAGGGCAAGGGCAACGTGCCTGAGGGCCTCTGGTTGAAATGCGCGTCCTGCCAGGATGTGCTCTACCGGGCCGAATTGGATCGCAACCAGGACGTGTGTCCCAAGTGCGGTCACCACAGCCGCATTCGGGCGCGGGCGCGGCTTAACCGCTTCCTCGACCCTGACAGTGCGACGGAAATCGGCGGGGACCTCGAATCCGTCGACATGCTGAAGTTCCGCGACACCAAGAAGTACCGCGATCGGCTCAGTGCCGCGACAAAGCAGACCGGCGAGAAAGACGCGCTGATCGTCATGCGCGGCACGCTACACGCACAGCCGGTGGTCGCGATGGCCTTTGACTTCGCGTTCATGGGCGGCTCGATGGGCTCGGTGGTCGGCGAGCGGTTCGCCCGCGGCGCCGAGTTGGCGCTCGCTGAACGGATGCCGCTGGTGTGCTTCTGTGCCAGCGGCGGTGCGCGCATGCAGGAGTCGCTGTTCTCGCTTTTTCAGATGGCGAAGACGTCGTCCCTGCTCGCGCAGATGGCCGATCGGGGCGTGCCCTATGTCTCCGTGTTGACAGACCCGACCACCGGTGGCGTGTCTGCCAGTTTTGCCATGCTCGGCGACCTGAACATCGCTGAACCCGGTGCGCAAATCGGCTTTGCCGGCCGGCGGGTGATCGAGCAAACGGTGCGTGAAACGCTGCCGGACGGTTTCCAGCGCTCGGAGTTTCTGCTGTCGCACGGTGCCATCGACATGATCGTCGACCGGCGTGACATGCGCGACCGCATTGCCGCGATGCTGCGGATTCTCTGTAAGCAGGACGCCATCGAAACGCCCGAAAACGCGGCGGGTGCCGACCTCGAGAGCGCCTGACGCCGCATGGCTCCGCAATCCCTTGGCGAGTGGCTGAGCTACCTGGAACGCTTGCATCCCACGCCGATGGAGC comes from the Pseudomonadota bacterium genome and includes:
- the accD gene encoding acetyl-CoA carboxylase, carboxyltransferase subunit beta, which encodes MSWFDKLIPSRVRTDGQGKGNVPEGLWLKCASCQDVLYRAELDRNQDVCPKCGHHSRIRARARLNRFLDPDSATEIGGDLESVDMLKFRDTKKYRDRLSAATKQTGEKDALIVMRGTLHAQPVVAMAFDFAFMGGSMGSVVGERFARGAELALAERMPLVCFCASGGARMQESLFSLFQMAKTSSLLAQMADRGVPYVSVLTDPTTGGVSASFAMLGDLNIAEPGAQIGFAGRRVIEQTVRETLPDGFQRSEFLLSHGAIDMIVDRRDMRDRIAAMLRILCKQDAIETPENAAGADLESA
- a CDS encoding phosphoribosylanthranilate isomerase, which translates into the protein MTTSQPRRTRIKVCGFTRADHAVAAAELGVDALGLTFYPKSPRAVDLGQAEAVCRALPPFVTVVALFLDADAAEVDEVLRSLPVSLLQFHGTESPAYCSQFDRPYIRAVPRDQHATAAAFERDFPDARGFLYDSNVAGQAGGLGETFNWAGVQASDARPRILAGGLTPDNVAEGIHAFRPHAVDVSSGVERTRGQKDIDKIARFVAAVANADAAHHSESGS